The following are encoded together in the Daucus carota subsp. sativus chromosome 5, DH1 v3.0, whole genome shotgun sequence genome:
- the LOC108221620 gene encoding uncharacterized protein LOC108221620: protein MKRFQEAINKISNLDEREALSIFRRNLDPEQNERYVVELINKEPQSLAAAYAMAAKFIKETDVLQAMRMTRQGSLKGKQVEDRPRKEYHQDKKFKPDRQTNFIQHSGSKRASQPGSGSRSDPGPNRPAREPKPEPEWTPLNRSREDILKEIRDKPFYYAPKPMQTPPESRPTNRHCDYHGTHGHKTENCISLKYFIEEQISKGNMGQYIARNTANKGEGSGKQKNIVNVVLGGSCSPPPSPDSCQEVMSIQTFPEQVISFSSKDFEGVTRGHNQALVVTLDIAENEVRRILVDNGSSANILFKHTMDRMQLGNIRMNDYREDPLYGFGNSIVPVLGTLYLPVRFGTAPTQVVHMIKFYVTDTPSSYNVIIGRPGLNKIEAITSVTHLKFKFPTPFGVGEVKGDSETAGVCFSQALVMAETHMDNKRKATVFQKQRSNKKQTLPKNKLQR, encoded by the coding sequence ATGAAACGTTTccaggaagcaatcaacaaaatttccaaCCTGGATGAGCGTGAGGCTCTGAGCATATTCCGAAGAAACCTGGACCCGGAACAAAATGAAAGATATGTGGTCGAGTTGATTAACAAAGAACCCCAGAGCCTGGCAGCTGCCTATGCCATGGCCGCGAAATTCATTAAGGAAACCGACGTACTCCAAGCCATGAGAATGACCCGACAGGGTAGCTTAAAAGGGAAACAGGTCGAGGACAGACCTAGAAAAGAATATCACCAGGACAAGAAATTCAAGCCAGATAGACAAACCAACTTCATCCAGCATTCAGGTTCTAAGAGAGCCAGCCAACCAGGATCCGGGTCTAGAAGTGATCCCGGCCCAAACAGACCAGCCAGAGAGCCAAAACCAGAGCCCGAATGGACTCCCCTCAACCGATCCAGGGAAGACATACTCAAGGAGATCCGGGACAAACCTTTCTATTATGCTCCAAAACCCATGCAGACTCCTCCAGAGAGCAGACCCACCAACCGCCATTGTGACTATCATGGCACCCACGGTCACAAGACGGAAAACTGCATATCCCTCAAGTATTTCATTGAAGAGCAAATCAGCAAAGGCAACATGGGGCAATACATAGCCCGGAACACAGCAAACAAGGGAGAAGGTTCGGGGAAACAAAAGAACATAGTCAATGTGGTCTTGGGAGGATCCTGTTCCCCTCCTCCCAGCCCGGACTCATGTCAAGAGGTAATGTCCATACAAACCTTCCCCGAACAAGTCATttccttcagcagcaaggaCTTCGAGGGGGTCACCCGGGGTCACAATCAGGCCTTGGTGGTAACCTTGGATATAGCCGAGAATGAGGTTAGACGGATCCTAGTCGACAACGGCTCTTCAGCAAACATCTTGTTCAAACATACCATGGACCGAATGCAACTAGGGAACATCCGGATGAACGACTACAGGGAGGACCCCCTATACGGATTCGGGAACAGCATTGTCCCGGTCCTGGGAACCCTTTACCTCCCGGTCCGTTTTGGCACAGCCCCAACCCAGGTCGTCCACATGATCAAATTCTATGTCACAGACACACCTTCCTCCTACAATGTGATCATTGGCCGTCCGGGTCTAAACAAAATCGAAGCCATCACTTCTGTTACGCACCTGAAATTCAAGTTCCCAACCCCGTTTGGGGTAGGAGAAGTCAAAGGAGATTCGGAAACAGCCGGGGTATGTTTCAGTCAAGCCTTGGTAATGGCGGAAACACATATGGACAACAAAAGAAAAGCAACGGTCTTCCAAAAACAAAGAAGCAACAAAAAACAGACCTTACCCAAGAACAAACTCCAAAGGTGA